In Herpetosiphonaceae bacterium, one genomic interval encodes:
- a CDS encoding TraR/DksA C4-type zinc finger protein, with amino-acid sequence MAQPQLDVDHFRRRLEDMRQSLQNELASLDAETVNVDQSDSYGIKNHPAEDATELFTRERGLAIEAQLQREIQQIDHALELMNAGSYGICEVGGEPIPIERLEARPLATLCIQHQRERDEQEGGTTRTVG; translated from the coding sequence ATGGCACAGCCACAGCTCGACGTTGACCATTTCCGCCGCCGCTTAGAAGATATGCGCCAATCGCTTCAGAATGAGCTGGCGAGCCTGGATGCCGAAACCGTCAATGTCGATCAATCGGATAGCTACGGGATCAAAAACCATCCTGCGGAAGACGCCACCGAACTCTTTACCCGCGAGCGCGGCCTGGCGATCGAGGCGCAGTTGCAGCGCGAGATTCAGCAGATCGACCACGCGCTGGAGCTGATGAACGCAGGCTCCTATGGCATCTGTGAGGTGGGCGGTGAGCCGATCCCGATCGAGCGGCTTGAGGCGCGGCCTCTGGCGACACTCTGTATTCAACACCAGCGTGAGCGCGATGAGCAGGAGGGCGGGACGACTCGCACGGTGGGCTAG